From the Psychrilyobacter piezotolerans genome, one window contains:
- the tsaB gene encoding tRNA (adenosine(37)-N6)-threonylcarbamoyltransferase complex dimerization subunit type 1 TsaB, whose product MVVLGIDASTKTGSVALYDSEIGILSEINANIRLNHSDSLMSIVDMVFSLAKLKPKDIDRIAVSIGPGSFTGIRVGVGTAKGLAYSIGCDLVGVNELDILAHTVSQTPNKIMSLIDARKGRVYYSAYEYNGDLMTRVSQYGAEELKLILEDFKGEKITFTGDGSIVYKEIIDEVMGDNAVYNLKSNSMVRAGIMAEMAVERDADNLYTLEPYYISKTQAEREKEAREKK is encoded by the coding sequence ATGGTAGTATTGGGAATAGATGCTTCTACTAAAACAGGTAGTGTAGCATTATACGATAGTGAGATAGGGATTTTATCGGAAATAAATGCAAATATAAGGCTGAATCATTCAGATTCTTTGATGTCCATAGTGGATATGGTATTCAGCCTGGCTAAACTTAAGCCAAAGGATATAGACAGGATAGCTGTCAGTATAGGGCCTGGATCATTTACAGGAATCAGAGTAGGAGTAGGAACAGCCAAAGGACTGGCTTACAGTATCGGCTGCGACCTTGTAGGGGTAAATGAATTGGATATCCTTGCACATACTGTGTCACAAACTCCCAATAAGATTATGTCACTGATAGATGCCAGAAAGGGAAGGGTGTATTATTCTGCCTATGAATATAATGGTGACCTGATGACGCGGGTATCCCAGTATGGAGCCGAGGAGCTAAAATTAATATTGGAAGATTTTAAAGGGGAAAAAATTACTTTTACAGGTGACGGAAGTATTGTCTATAAGGAAATAATAGATGAAGTTATGGGAGATAATGCCGTATATAATTTAAAATCCAACTCAATGGTAAGAGCGGGAATTATGGCTGAGATGGCAGTGGAAAGAGATGCAGATAACCTTTATACACTGGAGCCTTATTATATCTCGAAAACCCAGGCTGAAAGGGAAAAAGAAGCCAGGGAGAAGAAGTAA
- the tsaE gene encoding tRNA (adenosine(37)-N6)-threonylcarbamoyltransferase complex ATPase subunit type 1 TsaE yields the protein MKKILSFEELTELAVKLADFVIPNDVIALVGDLGTGKTTLTKTIAKELGITGNIKSPTFNYVLEHLGGKMPLYHFDVYRLSDPEEVYEIGYEDYLHNDGLTIIEWANIIDTELPKEYIEIKIYHRDENSREVEMKFIGNEEREKELNKLW from the coding sequence ATGAAGAAAATATTATCATTTGAGGAATTGACGGAATTAGCAGTTAAATTAGCTGATTTTGTAATTCCAAATGACGTTATAGCACTGGTAGGAGATCTGGGAACAGGAAAAACAACTCTGACTAAAACAATAGCAAAAGAATTAGGGATCACCGGCAATATAAAAAGTCCCACATTTAACTATGTATTGGAACATCTAGGGGGGAAGATGCCCTTATATCATTTTGATGTTTATAGACTGTCCGACCCTGAGGAAGTATATGAGATCGGGTATGAAGATTATCTGCATAACGACGGGCTGACAATAATAGAGTGGGCCAACATAATAGATACAGAGTTACCCAAAGAATATATAGAGATAAAAATATATCACAGGGATGAGAATTCCCGTGAAGTTGAGATGAAATTTATCGGGAATGAAGAAAGAGAGAAGGAGTTAAATAAATTATGGTAG
- the rfaE2 gene encoding D-glycero-beta-D-manno-heptose 1-phosphate adenylyltransferase: MSILTREEAGKLVEGLKESGKKVVFTNGCFDILHVGHLRYLNEARECGDILIVGVNSDDSVRRLKGPTRPINGEMDRAELLCGLKAVDYAVIFPEDTPVEIIETLKPSIHVKGGDYKKEDLPETVVVEKNGGEVRILTLVDGKSTSNVVKKIAENKN; the protein is encoded by the coding sequence ATGAGTATACTAACGAGAGAAGAGGCCGGTAAATTAGTTGAAGGACTGAAAGAAAGCGGAAAAAAGGTGGTCTTTACCAATGGGTGTTTTGATATCCTGCATGTGGGACATCTCAGATATTTAAATGAAGCCCGTGAATGCGGTGATATATTGATCGTGGGAGTTAACTCCGATGACTCTGTAAGAAGGTTAAAGGGGCCTACAAGACCTATAAATGGTGAGATGGACAGGGCAGAATTATTGTGCGGGCTAAAGGCTGTAGATTATGCTGTAATATTCCCGGAGGACACCCCTGTAGAGATAATAGAAACATTGAAGCCCTCTATCCATGTAAAGGGAGGAGATTACAAGAAGGAAGATCTTCCTGAAACTGTGGTAGTAGAGAAAAACGGAGGAGAGGTAAGGATCCTTACCCTGGTAGATGGGAAATCTACCTCCAATGTAGTGAAAAAGATAGCGGAAAACAAAAATTAA
- a CDS encoding HesA/MoeB/ThiF family protein, with the protein MDRYSRNKKMISTHEQKKLSESTVVILGMGGLGGYAVEMLTRIGVGKLILVDFDKFEMSNLNRQIISTEDNLGISKVEEGKKRAETINPETEVMAINRKISSHNIDAIIKGADIVVDALDSPGLKKIVELSCDKNNIPMVHGAIGGWIAQVAVIMPGDFILDKIYKEDDLENKMGNPSFTPALAASIQVGEVIKLLLNKGEVLNNEVLYIDLEYNSFTRLKV; encoded by the coding sequence ATGGACAGGTATTCCAGGAATAAAAAAATGATATCGACCCATGAGCAAAAGAAACTATCCGAATCCACGGTAGTTATCTTAGGTATGGGAGGCTTAGGGGGATATGCAGTTGAGATGCTTACAAGGATAGGAGTAGGAAAACTTATCCTTGTGGATTTTGATAAATTTGAGATGTCTAATTTAAACAGGCAGATAATCTCTACAGAAGATAATTTGGGAATATCTAAGGTAGAGGAAGGTAAAAAAAGGGCAGAAACTATAAATCCGGAGACGGAAGTTATGGCAATCAATAGGAAAATCTCCAGTCATAATATCGATGCCATCATAAAAGGGGCAGACATAGTGGTAGACGCACTGGATTCTCCTGGATTAAAAAAGATTGTAGAGCTATCTTGTGATAAAAACAATATTCCCATGGTTCATGGAGCTATAGGAGGGTGGATAGCACAGGTAGCAGTGATCATGCCGGGAGATTTTATTTTGGATAAAATTTATAAGGAAGATGACCTGGAAAATAAGATGGGGAATCCCAGTTTCACCCCTGCCCTGGCAGCTTCTATCCAGGTAGGAGAAGTAATCAAGCTCCTATTGAATAAAGGAGAAGTCTTAAACAATGAGGTCCTGTATATCGACCTTGAGTACAACAGTTTTACCAGATTGAAGGTGTAA
- a CDS encoding MoaD/ThiS family protein, giving the protein MENIQIEIRLFAYLRELLPLESRGVKKIQVKNDLTIDDLMDEIGISEKEIMIVMINGIRKLDYNESMKEGDRVAIFPPVGGG; this is encoded by the coding sequence ATGGAAAATATTCAGATAGAAATAAGACTTTTTGCTTATTTGAGGGAGCTGCTTCCTCTAGAGAGCAGAGGGGTAAAAAAGATACAAGTGAAAAATGATCTGACAATAGATGATTTGATGGACGAGATTGGAATTTCAGAAAAAGAAATTATGATAGTTATGATCAACGGGATAAGGAAATTAGATTATAATGAATCTATGAAAGAAGGGGACAGGGTAGCTATCTTCCCCCCTGTAGGAGGGGGATAA
- a CDS encoding aldehyde ferredoxin oxidoreductase family protein, with amino-acid sequence MKICRIDMGTKIVSFEEVKPEYTGLGGRGLTSRIISDEVDAASHPLGKNNKLVIAPGLFAGTLAPSSGRLSVGTKSPLTGGIKESNAGGTAAQSLAKLGYKAIIIENKPENQELNLIKITPEGVTIEDAGYLKMKGNYDVGNILREKCGEKVTVMSVGQAGEMRLTAASIAVTDPEGRPTRHCGRGGTGAVLGSKGIKAIVIDPGKENKVEYHDIDSFRTAARNFSKSVLAHPVSGQGLPAYGTAVLVNILNEAGGLPTDNFRDGRFEFAESISGETMFETIQKRKGQTTHACHPGCIMRCSQVYNDKKGDYLTGGFEYETIWAFGAHCHIKDLDSIAKMDKMCDDFGVDTIDTGVAVGVAMEGGYLEFGDDKGALKLLEEIGKGSPIGRIIGNGAAFTGQAFGTERVPVVKRQALPAYDPRSVKGQGVTYATTPMGADHTAGYAVTSNILGVGGVVDPLKKEGQVELSRNLQIATAVLDSLGFCIFVAFPILDDETAFPEVANMINSKYDTNFDINEILAGGQEVLKLEKAFNQRAGITKVQDRLPEFFKEEAVAPHNVTFDFTDEELDKTLEF; translated from the coding sequence ATGAAAATTTGTAGAATCGACATGGGTACCAAGATCGTTAGTTTTGAAGAGGTAAAACCTGAATATACAGGATTAGGCGGGAGAGGACTGACATCCAGAATTATATCCGATGAAGTTGATGCCGCGTCACATCCGCTGGGGAAGAACAATAAGTTAGTCATAGCTCCGGGTCTTTTTGCAGGAACTTTGGCACCAAGTTCAGGAAGGCTCAGTGTAGGAACCAAGAGTCCGTTAACTGGCGGGATAAAGGAATCCAACGCAGGGGGAACAGCAGCCCAGAGCCTGGCAAAATTAGGGTATAAGGCAATTATTATAGAGAATAAACCTGAAAATCAGGAATTAAACCTCATAAAAATAACTCCTGAAGGAGTGACAATAGAAGATGCCGGCTACTTAAAGATGAAAGGGAACTATGATGTAGGAAATATCTTGAGAGAAAAATGCGGTGAAAAAGTAACTGTAATGTCGGTAGGACAGGCTGGGGAGATGAGATTAACTGCAGCATCAATTGCAGTTACAGATCCGGAAGGAAGACCAACAAGACATTGCGGAAGGGGCGGAACCGGGGCAGTTCTCGGGTCCAAAGGGATAAAGGCAATAGTTATTGATCCCGGGAAGGAAAACAAAGTTGAATACCATGATATAGATTCATTTAGGACTGCAGCCAGAAACTTCTCCAAATCGGTCTTAGCCCACCCTGTATCCGGGCAGGGTCTGCCGGCATATGGAACGGCAGTTCTGGTAAATATTTTAAATGAAGCCGGGGGATTACCTACAGATAACTTTAGAGATGGCAGGTTTGAATTTGCCGAAAGTATCAGTGGGGAAACTATGTTTGAAACTATTCAAAAAAGAAAGGGGCAGACAACCCATGCATGTCATCCTGGATGTATCATGAGATGTTCCCAGGTGTATAATGATAAAAAAGGGGATTATCTTACAGGGGGATTTGAATATGAAACTATCTGGGCATTTGGAGCTCACTGTCATATAAAAGATCTGGATTCAATAGCCAAGATGGATAAAATGTGTGATGATTTTGGAGTAGACACCATAGATACTGGAGTTGCAGTAGGAGTTGCAATGGAAGGCGGATATTTAGAATTTGGTGATGATAAAGGTGCACTAAAGTTATTGGAAGAGATCGGTAAAGGTTCACCTATCGGGAGAATCATAGGTAATGGAGCTGCATTTACAGGTCAGGCATTTGGAACAGAGAGGGTGCCCGTAGTAAAAAGGCAGGCGCTGCCAGCTTATGACCCCAGATCGGTAAAGGGGCAGGGAGTAACCTATGCAACTACTCCAATGGGAGCAGATCATACGGCAGGATATGCAGTTACGTCGAACATATTAGGGGTAGGAGGAGTTGTGGACCCATTAAAGAAAGAGGGACAGGTGGAGTTATCCAGAAATCTTCAAATAGCAACAGCAGTTTTAGATAGTTTGGGATTCTGTATCTTTGTAGCCTTCCCTATCTTAGATGATGAAACTGCCTTCCCCGAAGTAGCTAATATGATAAATTCAAAATATGACACTAATTTTGATATTAATGAGATCCTTGCAGGGGGGCAGGAAGTATTAAAGCTGGAAAAAGCATTTAATCAAAGGGCTGGAATAACAAAGGTTCAAGACAGGTTACCTGAATTTTTCAAAGAGGAAGCAGTCGCTCCTCACAATGTAACATTTGATTTTACAGATGAAGAATTAGATAAAACATTGGAATTTTAG
- a CDS encoding toxin-antitoxin system YwqK family antitoxin translates to MKKIILILVISIGLMSYSKSINQLHNKNIKLRRHFYNKFADTEVTAYSKNRKVIYKGHYKNGKKDGEWITYYKNGKIKSKEIYKDGRKISYGTIPRLIPYAFIKFY, encoded by the coding sequence ATGAAAAAAATAATATTAATATTAGTGATTAGTATAGGTTTAATGAGTTATAGTAAATCAATTAATCAATTACATAACAAAAATATCAAACTTAGAAGACATTTTTACAATAAATTCGCAGATACGGAAGTGACTGCCTATAGTAAAAATAGAAAAGTCATATATAAAGGACATTATAAAAATGGGAAAAAAGATGGGGAATGGATTACCTATTATAAAAATGGGAAAATTAAATCTAAAGAAATTTATAAAGATGGGAGAAAGATTAGCTATGGTACTATACCAAGGTTAATTCCTTATGCATTTATAAAGTTTTATTGA
- a CDS encoding GerW family sporulation protein, which yields MAIKENIDQLFDKFENFIKNKTVIGEPFQIGDITLIPTLSLSFGLGTGNGEESDPKKNQQSGSHGAGFGSHITPVAVIVIKNGEVSVLPIKKNTGLEKLLEMVPDLMDKLKEVAPDSFKKESEND from the coding sequence ATGGCTATTAAAGAAAATATTGATCAGTTGTTTGACAAATTTGAAAATTTTATTAAAAACAAAACTGTCATTGGAGAACCATTTCAAATAGGGGATATTACTTTAATCCCGACTCTTTCCCTTTCTTTTGGATTGGGAACAGGCAATGGGGAAGAATCAGACCCAAAAAAAAACCAGCAGTCTGGTAGCCATGGTGCCGGCTTCGGCTCCCATATAACGCCTGTTGCTGTGATTGTCATTAAAAACGGAGAAGTGAGTGTTCTTCCGATTAAGAAAAATACTGGATTGGAGAAGCTGTTAGAGATGGTCCCTGATTTGATGGATAAGCTTAAAGAGGTTGCTCCTGATAGTTTCAAGAAAGAATCTGAAAATGATTAA
- a CDS encoding toxin-antitoxin system YwqK family antitoxin: MKKLLVLLIISISLMSYGNSIKKDQLQNRNGMDYKNRKDGEWIGYYENGQIEYKYNYKDELANEEFIKYYENGQIEYKYNCKNGILNGESIGYYENGQIKYKYNYKDGFANGRSISYYKNGQIEYKYNYKVGFANGAVIGYYENGQIKLKGIYKDGELNGEWIFYYENGQIKLKGIYKDGKLYGEWISYYENGQIEYKYNYNS; encoded by the coding sequence ATGAAAAAATTATTAGTATTATTAATAATTAGTATAAGTTTAATGAGTTATGGAAACTCAATTAAAAAAGATCAATTACAAAACAGAAATGGGATGGATTATAAAAATAGAAAAGATGGGGAATGGATTGGCTATTACGAAAATGGACAAATTGAATATAAATACAATTATAAAGATGAGTTAGCAAATGAGGAATTTATTAAGTATTACGAAAATGGACAAATTGAGTATAAATACAACTGTAAAAATGGGATATTAAATGGGGAATCAATTGGCTATTACGAAAATGGACAAATAAAATATAAATATAATTATAAAGATGGATTCGCAAATGGAAGATCGATTAGCTATTACAAAAATGGACAAATCGAATATAAATACAATTATAAAGTTGGATTCGCAAATGGGGCAGTTATTGGTTATTATGAAAATGGACAAATAAAACTTAAAGGAATTTATAAAGATGGAGAACTAAATGGGGAATGGATTTTCTATTATGAGAATGGACAAATAAAACTTAAAGGAATTTATAAAGATGGAAAACTATATGGGGAATGGATTTCCTATTACGAGAACGGACAAATCGAATATAAATATAATTATAACTCTTAA
- a CDS encoding DUF952 domain-containing protein, translated as MIFHIVDKDYWLSQVSSGEYLTSCLDSEGFIHCSDLHKVTHVANQIYKGVKNLILLCIDEDKVHAEVKWEDLYNLNYDYPHIYGVLNIEAVISIHEFEPNEKGCFSIPNDLI; from the coding sequence ATGATATTTCATATAGTAGATAAAGATTATTGGCTCAGTCAAGTTTCTAGTGGTGAATATCTCACAAGCTGTCTGGATTCAGAGGGCTTTATTCATTGCTCTGATCTCCATAAAGTTACCCATGTGGCAAACCAAATATATAAAGGTGTTAAGAATTTAATACTACTCTGTATTGATGAAGATAAGGTTCATGCTGAAGTTAAATGGGAAGACCTTTACAATCTAAATTATGACTATCCACATATTTATGGCGTGCTAAACATAGAAGCAGTAATCTCAATTCATGAATTCGAACCTAATGAGAAAGGCTGTTTTAGTATTCCAAATGATCTAATATAA
- a CDS encoding MOSC domain-containing protein has protein sequence MGSIKGKILAINISETKGVVKQPIKTGVFKVDHGLVGDAHAGNWHRQVSLLDNSSIKKLKNLDGVGFCTGKFAENLTTEGMVLYEIPVGTKLKIGETLQEVTQIGKNCHVGCEIRKLVGDCVMPREGIFTKILKGGEIKEGDLIEVVED, from the coding sequence ATGGGTAGTATAAAAGGAAAGATACTTGCAATAAATATAAGTGAAACAAAGGGTGTGGTTAAACAACCTATAAAAACTGGAGTGTTTAAGGTAGATCATGGTTTGGTAGGAGATGCCCATGCCGGTAACTGGCATAGACAGGTCAGCCTGTTGGATAATTCCAGTATAAAAAAATTAAAGAATTTAGACGGGGTGGGGTTCTGTACAGGAAAATTTGCCGAAAATCTGACAACAGAAGGAATGGTTTTATATGAAATACCGGTTGGAACAAAGTTAAAAATTGGTGAAACCCTCCAGGAGGTAACCCAAATAGGAAAAAATTGTCATGTAGGATGTGAGATCAGAAAATTAGTGGGAGACTGCGTTATGCCCAGAGAGGGGATATTCACTAAGATCTTAAAGGGTGGAGAGATAAAAGAGGGCGATCTAATAGAAGTTGTAGAAGATTAA